CCCATGCCCGACGACGACGCGCCGTTCCCGGTGAAATACGTGCCGTCGGTCGCAAACGCGCTCGTTGCCGCAGCCAGTGCGGTAGCCGACAACGCGAGACCTACATTCCGTCGTGCAAGACTGCTCATCCTTGTCTCCATACCTCGATATGTTTCTGTTGTGGTTCGGTCAATATCAAGCACTACTGAATGGATGGCCCATTGCACCGCCGCGGGCTCATCTCGTTGTCATGCCTCTGCTCTGCCGGATCGTGGACGCGACGAACCTCACGCCGTCACGATCGGGGCACGCTCCCTTGCGCTGAAATTTGACTGGGTATCAATTTTCTCGAAATGTAGCAGAATTGATAGGGGTGTCAAATACTATCGAGGTCGGCACAAACCCTTACGCCGTTCCGGATTCGTGCAGGGAATCGGCGCGGCCGGCCGTCAACCACCCGGCCCGCTCATCGCATGTTGTCCGGGATGACTCGCCCTCTGGCGAACCGACGCGCGTGGGCCGCCGTATTCAAGCGATGCTGAACCGACAGTGGCGGAAGGGAGGCGGATGCGATATTTGTCCCTCGACCGGTTGCGTCACTTCCAGCAGTCGACAAGGGAATCCATATGTGAGAAAGCAAATTTTTCGCAGATGGCCCGATTGCAGACGTCTATCGAGCACGCGATTTTCAATATCAGAGAGTTTGTTCCGGCGCATGTCCGGAGATACAGCGGAAAGCCCACTGCCACGATTCTTCAACGTGCGCAACGCATCCGACGAAAGACAATCGAAAGAAACATCGAATCGCAATAGCTCATAAAGATCAAAAAATCGTAATCGCGCTTTCACCATCGGGCTCGCTCGAAGGCCAGGGCGGCTCTTCAAGCTATCTCATACGATTGAACCCCATTACGAATAGCACAAAAACCCTTAATTCAGCTTCAATTAAAACCCCCAAAGAAATTATATGGATAGAAGAAAATCTATATAACCAACCACCCATCACACTCCTTTAATGAACCCCTCTATAATTCAGCAAACCAAAGTGCGATATTGAGGGCCACAAGATGAGCAGCTCGACCCATCCGCCTTTCCGTTTCTCCCTGCAGGATTATTCACCTGCCGAACGTTTCAACGCATGGCAGACCCAGTATTCGATTTCAGAGTTTGCTTTAACTGCGCCGATTGACCCGATAATCGACTACCAGTTTATCGGCTACACGCTTGGCAACATCTCGATCGGCAAGTGGACCTACCATCATCCGGGGAACGCGGCTGTGCCGCTCTCGTATACGCTCAACCGTTCGGCGGCGTTCATTCGGCGAGACGGAGTGGACAACTATTCGTTCAACCTGCGGGACGCGGGAAGCGTGCACGGGGAAATCGATGGACGGCCGGTGTTCGTCCAGCCCGGAGATATCCTCGTCGTCGACCAGGCGCGTCCTTATCACCGTGAAATCCAGGCAGGCGACGCAATCACGCTGCTGGTCGCGCGCGACATGCTGCCGAACCTGCCGTCGAGCGTTCACGGCACCCTCTTCAACGGCGGCATCAGCCAGCTCCTCGACAGCTTTCTGAGGAGCCTGCTCGACAAGATCGGCACGCTGTCGCAGTCGGAAGCGCTGCATGTCGAGCAGGCAACGCTGAGCCTGGTGAAAGCGATGCTCAGCCCGACCGCCCAAGAGATCTCGAATGCACGCAGCGAGTTGCTGTCGACCCTGTACGTGAAGATCAAGGCGTACATCCGGCAGAACCTCGAATCACCGGACCTGTCGCCGGATCGAATCTGCAAGGAAATCGGCATCTCGCGCTCGAGTCTGTACCGGCTATTCGAGCAGGATGGCGGTGTCGCGAATTACATCCGCAAGCGCCGCCTGCTCGCGATTCACCGCGCGCTGATGTCGCCCGAGAGCCCTCGTCACCGGATCGGCGATCTCGCGTACCGGTACGGCTTCAACAGCAACACGCAGCTCAGCCGCGCGTTCAAGCTGGAGTTCGGTCACGCGCCGAGCGAGACGCGTATCGTCGCGGGGAACCCGCAGCATCGCTTGCAACGACACACGGATATCGACTACAGCGGCTGGCTCGCGCAGATTCGCTGAACCGCGTGGCGAATCCGTCGCACGACAGCCCGGCGTGCGGTGCACCGGGCCGTACGCGCCTCCTGCCGGGCGATCAGGCGAACGCTTCCACGGCCGCAGCCGTGTCCTCGAAGATCCGGTAGTGGCGGATCACGTTGCCCTCGATGCGTGCAACGACGGCGAATTCGCTCTTGAAGGTCCGGCCCGTCTTGCGCACACGATGTTGCATGTAGCCGTATGCGAACACGGTGTCGTCGGCTTCGGCCCATTTGCGGATCTCGAACTGCTCGGTCTCGAACTGCTCGACCAGCGTGCCGAGCAGGCGTTCGACACCGGCCTTGCCGACGAAGCGCCCATAGATCGGCAGGCTCTCGGGGCCCTGCGGCTCGAACACCGTCGCGTCGTCGATGACCTCGAGCGCGCCCGGTACGTCACCGGCGCCGACTTTCGAGAAGAGCTGTTGCAGCGGATTGAGTGCCATACGCACCTCCATGAATGGTGAACGGCAAAGCGGGATTGCCGAGACTGGCGCCCACCGCGACGCCGGAATGTCGTCGTGTCGCCGGCCAGGATTCGCGCAGCGCGAACTCGCCGTCGAGATGCGCCCGGCGGGCCGCGTCGACAGGCGGGTGCCGGCTGCATGTGATCGTATGAACAGTGCGGCCGCAACCGTTAGCGGTTTTGTCCCAACCAACCGACGATCCGTTTCTGTGCATTCGTCCGCGCCGCGCGCCGCGCAGGTGGGACGCACTGTCAATCCATTAAGACGCACCGGCTAACCGTCGCGCCTCGCGTTCGGTACATTTCCCTCCATCGCCGACTTCACGGCGCGGGCCACCTCACGTGCGTTGCCGTTGCCCGGGGCGGGCCGCGCGATCCGCGTGCGCCGCCCCGCCTGCTGTCTTCATGCCGGTTCGCTACCCGTCACCATCATGAGCGTCGAACAACTGTCTCCGCTACAGCACGCGCCGCAGACCCACGCGGCACCCGCCCACGCCACGCTGACGCGTCCCGTCACGCTGCTGTTCGCGACGATGGCGGGATTCGCCGTCGCCAACGTCTACTACGCGCAGCCGTTGCTCGACACACTCGCGCACCAGTTCGACATCTCACGCGCCGCCATCGGCGGCGTCATGACGATCACGAGCATCTGTTACGGGCTCGGCCTCCTGCTCCTCGTTCCGCTCGGCGATCTGTGGGATCGGCGCCGGATGATCCTGATCCAGTCGGTCGCCTGCGCGCTCGCGCTGCTGTCGATCGCCACCGCCACGCGCGCATCCGTGCTGTTCGCCGGCATGGCGCTGATCGGCTTTCTGAGCGTCGTCACCCAGGTGCTCGTGTCGTTCGCGGCCGGGCTCGCCGAACCGGCGGAACGCGGGCAGGTCGTCGGCACCGTGACGAGCGGCATCGTGCTCGGCATCCTGCTCGCGCGCACGTTCTCGGGTGCGATCGCCGACCTCGCGGGATGGCGCGCGGTGTATTTCACGTCGGCCAGCGTCATGCTGCTGCTCGCCGTCGTCCTGTCGCGCGTCCTCCCGCACCATCGTCTTCCGGGTGTCGCCGAACCGTATCCGCGGCTGATCGCGTCGGTATTCGCCCTCTTCGTGCAGGAGCGCGTGCTACGTGTGCGTGCCTTTATCGCCTTCCTGCATTTCGCGGCCGCGATGACGCTCTGGACGCCGATGGTGCTGCCGCTCAGCGCACCGCCGCTGTCGCTGTCCCACACGGAGATCGGGCTGTTCGGGCTCGCAGGTGCGGCCGGCGCGCTCGGCGCCGCACGCGCCGGCCGTCTCGCCGATCGTGGCTTTGCGCAATGGACGTCCGGGGTCGGGCTCGTGCTGATGCTCGTGTCATGGCTGCCCACCGCGCTCATGAGGCATTCGCTCGTGGCGCTCGTCGTGGGCGTGGTCGCGTTCGACCTCGGCCTGCAAGCGGTGCACGTGACCAACCAGAGCCTGATCTACGGCATGCGCCCCGACGCGCGCAGCCGCCTGACGGCCGGCTACATGCTGTTCTACGCCGCCGGCTGCGCGTGTGGCTCGATCGCATCGACCGCCGTGTATGCGCGCGTCGGCTGGGCCGGCGTCTGTACGCTCGGCGCCGCGTTCAGCGCGATCGCGCTGCTGTTCTGGTATGCGACGTTGCGCCCGCGTGCGTGATGTCCGTTTCTTTCCTCCACCCACCCCACTGACAGCATGGACGCCAAACTCTCACACGGCCTCAACGGCATCGAAGCGGTTCTGCAGCGTTTCGAGGGCGAACCGGCGATCGTCGTCGCGCACTCCGGTACGGTCAATACCGTCGACGACGACGCGTCGCAGCCGATCGGTGCGCTCCGCTCACGCTATCCGTTCCGGCTCCAGGTCGATGCGGCATCCGGCGCGTGCGCGGCGCGAGTCAGCACACTCGGAGCAGTGCGATGAGCGCCCCGATCGGCGCCACGCGCGCGGAACGGTGGACGCTGCTGGCGATCGGCGTGGCCAGCTTCGAACTCGTCGCCGGCGCACTGTGGATCCAGCTGGCGTGGCAGGAGGATCCATGCCCGCTGTGCATCATCCAGCGCTACCTGTTTCTGCTGATCGCACTATTCACATTCGTGGCGGCAGCGGGCGGACGCCGCGTCGCGCTGCTGCGTGTCCTTTCGTTGACTACGGCACTGGCCGGCGCGGCGGTCGCCGTACGGCACATCTACGTGCAAGCTCACCCGGGCTTCAGTTGCGGCTTTGATGCATTGCAGCCGGTGATCGACAGCCTGCCGCCGGCGCACTGGCTGCCGCCGGTCTTCAAGGTGGGCGGGTTGTGCGAAACGCTGTATCCCCCGATTCTCGGGCTGTCATTGCCGATGTGGGCGCTGGTGGGATTTTCCGCGATTGCGGTAGCGCTCGGCTGGCGG
This window of the Burkholderia lata genome carries:
- a CDS encoding helix-turn-helix domain-containing protein gives rise to the protein MSSSTHPPFRFSLQDYSPAERFNAWQTQYSISEFALTAPIDPIIDYQFIGYTLGNISIGKWTYHHPGNAAVPLSYTLNRSAAFIRRDGVDNYSFNLRDAGSVHGEIDGRPVFVQPGDILVVDQARPYHREIQAGDAITLLVARDMLPNLPSSVHGTLFNGGISQLLDSFLRSLLDKIGTLSQSEALHVEQATLSLVKAMLSPTAQEISNARSELLSTLYVKIKAYIRQNLESPDLSPDRICKEIGISRSSLYRLFEQDGGVANYIRKRRLLAIHRALMSPESPRHRIGDLAYRYGFNSNTQLSRAFKLEFGHAPSETRIVAGNPQHRLQRHTDIDYSGWLAQIR
- a CDS encoding MFS transporter — encoded protein: MSVEQLSPLQHAPQTHAAPAHATLTRPVTLLFATMAGFAVANVYYAQPLLDTLAHQFDISRAAIGGVMTITSICYGLGLLLLVPLGDLWDRRRMILIQSVACALALLSIATATRASVLFAGMALIGFLSVVTQVLVSFAAGLAEPAERGQVVGTVTSGIVLGILLARTFSGAIADLAGWRAVYFTSASVMLLLAVVLSRVLPHHRLPGVAEPYPRLIASVFALFVQERVLRVRAFIAFLHFAAAMTLWTPMVLPLSAPPLSLSHTEIGLFGLAGAAGALGAARAGRLADRGFAQWTSGVGLVLMLVSWLPTALMRHSLVALVVGVVAFDLGLQAVHVTNQSLIYGMRPDARSRLTAGYMLFYAAGCACGSIASTAVYARVGWAGVCTLGAAFSAIALLFWYATLRPRA
- a CDS encoding nuclear transport factor 2 family protein; protein product: MALNPLQQLFSKVGAGDVPGALEVIDDATVFEPQGPESLPIYGRFVGKAGVERLLGTLVEQFETEQFEIRKWAEADDTVFAYGYMQHRVRKTGRTFKSEFAVVARIEGNVIRHYRIFEDTAAAVEAFA
- a CDS encoding disulfide bond formation protein B produces the protein MSAPIGATRAERWTLLAIGVASFELVAGALWIQLAWQEDPCPLCIIQRYLFLLIALFTFVAAAGGRRVALLRVLSLTTALAGAAVAVRHIYVQAHPGFSCGFDALQPVIDSLPPAHWLPPVFKVGGLCETLYPPILGLSLPMWALVGFSAIAVALGWRIRAQAVIRTA